One Oryzomonas sagensis DNA segment encodes these proteins:
- a CDS encoding alpha/beta fold hydrolase gives MRYIICLSLAVLLFAAAGTACAEGAAGGYGAELEGFPYPYAVEHFRFASQGRDLQMGYMDVKPTGRPNGHTVVLMHGKNFCGATWEATISVLAAAGYRVVAPDQIGFCTSTKPAYYQYSFQQLAANTRALLKQAGVSRVLLVGHSTGGMLATRFALMYPEAVEKLVMVNPIGLEDWKALGVPSRTVDQWYERELKLSAEGVRQYERSVYYGGRWKADYDRWVDMLAGLNRGPGHKAVAWNSALIYDMIYTQPVVYEFPLLKVPTTLMLGDADTTAIGSDIAPPEVKAKVGRYKLLGKEVVKTIPHGRLIEFPGFGHAPQIEAPAMFHKALLDELGRVGN, from the coding sequence ATGCGATATATAATTTGCCTGTCCCTGGCGGTTCTGTTGTTCGCCGCTGCCGGTACCGCCTGCGCGGAAGGCGCCGCCGGCGGTTATGGCGCCGAACTCGAGGGTTTTCCCTATCCTTACGCAGTCGAGCATTTCCGGTTTGCCTCCCAGGGGCGCGACCTCCAGATGGGGTACATGGATGTAAAGCCCACGGGCAGGCCCAACGGGCACACGGTGGTGTTGATGCACGGGAAGAATTTTTGCGGTGCCACATGGGAGGCCACGATCTCTGTCCTGGCCGCCGCGGGATACCGGGTCGTCGCTCCCGACCAGATCGGCTTCTGCACCTCGACCAAGCCGGCGTATTACCAGTACAGCTTCCAGCAGCTTGCCGCCAACACCAGGGCCCTGCTGAAGCAGGCGGGAGTATCCCGCGTCCTGCTGGTCGGCCACTCGACCGGGGGGATGCTGGCGACCCGCTTTGCCTTGATGTACCCGGAAGCCGTCGAGAAACTGGTCATGGTCAACCCCATCGGACTGGAAGACTGGAAAGCGCTGGGCGTGCCGAGCCGGACCGTGGACCAGTGGTATGAGCGGGAGCTGAAACTTTCGGCCGAGGGGGTGCGCCAGTACGAAAGGTCGGTCTATTACGGCGGACGCTGGAAAGCGGACTACGACCGCTGGGTGGATATGCTGGCAGGACTCAACCGGGGGCCGGGGCACAAAGCGGTCGCCTGGAATTCCGCGCTTATCTACGACATGATCTATACTCAGCCGGTGGTGTATGAGTTTCCCCTGCTGAAGGTGCCTACCACCCTGATGCTCGGCGATGCCGACACCACCGCCATCGGCAGTGACATCGCCCCGCCGGAGGTCAAGGCAAAGGTCGGCCGCTACAAGCTGCTGGGCAAGGAGGTCGTCAAGACGATTCCCCACGGCCGTTTAATCGAGTTCCCCGGTTTCGGGCATGCGCCGCAGATCGAAGCCCCGGCAATGTTTCATAAGGCCTTGCTCGATGAGCTCGGGAGAGTAGGCAACTGA
- the pcnB gene encoding polynucleotide adenylyltransferase PcnB: MKKEKSCSVIIARQEHGVSRKLMSPNALRTLYRLRDNGFLGYLVGGCVRDLLLGREPKDFDVVTDATPGEVKRLFRNCRLVGRRFRLAHIHFQDEIIEVATFRSLASNEPESEPEDANGPDHRQRPPRIVKDDAGMILRDNVYGTPEEDALRRDFTINALSYNIADFSIIDYTGGLADLNAGIIRTIGDPAVRFQEDPVRMLRAVRFAAQLAFTIEEKTLKALVAAADTIVRAAPPRLYEEVLKLFLSGEGARCYELLRRTGLFAALFPDFSNWLDAESEGFPHARFGEMLSYADSRIQQGGTVSPPLLLALLFGEYLDEKAAHSRRQGMPWQQSVNAAVAEFMGETCPIIMIANRVGLALRDIISQQMRLKKIPGRRPESFIARPDFNDIVEYCRITCGDNKDVVKQLDWWAAQARQQAPLPPPSGPAAEAGAPQRKRKRRRRRHPQANKQGVRGIMEPRPQ, translated from the coding sequence ATGAAAAAGGAAAAAAGCTGTTCGGTGATCATCGCCCGTCAGGAACACGGGGTCTCCCGCAAACTCATGAGCCCGAACGCCCTGCGCACCCTCTACCGCTTGAGGGACAACGGCTTTCTCGGCTATCTCGTCGGCGGCTGCGTGCGCGACCTCCTGCTCGGGCGGGAACCGAAGGATTTCGACGTGGTAACCGACGCCACCCCTGGCGAGGTGAAGCGGCTGTTCCGCAACTGCCGTCTTGTCGGGCGGCGTTTTCGTCTTGCGCACATCCACTTCCAGGATGAGATCATCGAGGTGGCGACCTTTCGGTCCCTGGCTTCGAACGAGCCGGAGTCCGAACCGGAAGACGCAAACGGGCCGGATCACCGGCAACGGCCCCCACGGATAGTGAAGGACGATGCCGGCATGATCCTGCGGGACAACGTCTACGGCACCCCCGAAGAGGATGCCCTTCGCCGTGACTTCACCATTAACGCGCTGTCCTACAATATCGCCGATTTTTCGATCATCGACTACACGGGAGGCCTCGCCGACCTCAACGCCGGCATCATCCGCACCATCGGCGATCCCGCCGTCCGCTTCCAGGAAGATCCGGTACGGATGCTGCGGGCGGTGCGGTTTGCCGCCCAACTCGCCTTCACCATTGAGGAAAAGACCCTGAAAGCGCTGGTCGCCGCCGCTGATACCATTGTCAGGGCGGCGCCGCCGCGCCTCTACGAAGAGGTGCTCAAGCTTTTCCTCTCGGGTGAGGGGGCGAGGTGCTACGAACTCCTCCGCCGGACCGGGCTCTTTGCAGCGCTTTTCCCGGATTTTTCGAACTGGCTCGACGCCGAGAGCGAAGGCTTCCCCCACGCCCGGTTCGGGGAAATGCTCAGCTACGCCGATTCCCGTATCCAGCAGGGCGGCACGGTCTCCCCGCCGCTCCTCCTGGCACTTCTTTTCGGCGAGTACCTCGATGAGAAGGCGGCGCATTCCCGCCGGCAGGGTATGCCCTGGCAGCAGAGCGTTAACGCCGCGGTCGCCGAGTTCATGGGCGAAACCTGTCCGATCATCATGATCGCGAACCGCGTCGGGCTCGCGCTCCGCGACATCATCAGCCAGCAGATGCGCCTGAAAAAGATCCCCGGGCGCCGGCCGGAGTCGTTCATCGCCCGACCCGATTTCAATGACATCGTCGAATACTGCCGGATAACCTGCGGCGACAACAAGGATGTCGTCAAACAGCTCGACTGGTGGGCGGCTCAGGCACGGCAGCAGGCGCCGCTGCCGCCTCCTTCCGGGCCCGCCGCAGAAGCCGGGGCGCCGCAACGGAAGAGAAAGAGACGCCGCCGGCGGCATCCACAGGCGAACAAACAGGGCGTTAGAGGTATAATGGAGCCAAGACCTCAGTAA
- the glmS gene encoding glutamine--fructose-6-phosphate transaminase (isomerizing), with amino-acid sequence MCGIVGYIGGHEATPVILEGLKKLEYRGYDSAGIATLAGSGSGIRRSEGKLVNLEKLLREQPLSGVIGIGHTRWATHGRPSEINAHPHKAGPVIVVHNGIIENYLPLREQLKQSGHIFKSETDTEVISHLVEEKLKGTSDFAQAVRQALAELRGAYAVCILNEREPGTLIAAKLGSPMVVGLGEGEFFVASDIPAILAHTREMVFMEDGEMVVFRAGAVAFSTIAGAPLDKKARHIDWSPLMAEKGGYRHFMLKEIHEQPRAVRDTIAGRLLENEGDVYLEDLRFSDEQLAAVRRIVIVACGTSWHAALVGKFYIEGYCRIPVEIDIASEFRYRNPVIDGTTLVMVISQSGETADTLAALREAKSRGAMSMAICNVLDSSIAREATGVIYTHAGPEIGVASTKAFVTQLTALYLFTIRLGRAVRAIDAPTGQGMIASLKKVPTLLEEALKLNADTERIARKYMNARDFLYLGRGKNFPIALEGALKLKEISYIHAEGYPAGEMKHGPIALIDEDMPVVMLAPENSAFEKTLSNMEEVIARNGRVIALCSEGDQEVKGRAEDTIQIPRIDEDLDPFLLSVPLQLLAYHIAVLKGTDVDQPRNLAKSVTVE; translated from the coding sequence ATGTGCGGAATTGTTGGCTATATCGGTGGGCACGAGGCGACGCCGGTCATACTGGAAGGGCTCAAAAAACTGGAATACCGCGGCTACGATTCGGCCGGCATCGCGACGCTGGCGGGTAGCGGATCGGGCATCCGGCGTAGCGAAGGCAAGCTGGTCAACCTGGAAAAACTGCTGCGCGAGCAGCCGCTCTCCGGCGTGATCGGCATCGGCCACACCCGCTGGGCCACCCACGGCCGCCCCTCGGAGATCAACGCCCACCCCCACAAGGCCGGGCCGGTCATCGTGGTGCACAACGGCATCATCGAAAACTACCTGCCGCTCAGGGAACAGCTCAAGCAGTCCGGCCATATCTTCAAGAGCGAGACCGATACCGAGGTCATCTCCCACCTCGTGGAGGAAAAGCTCAAGGGGACCTCCGATTTCGCGCAGGCGGTCCGGCAGGCCCTGGCCGAGCTTCGGGGCGCCTATGCCGTGTGCATCCTCAACGAGCGCGAACCGGGCACCCTGATCGCCGCCAAGCTGGGCTCCCCCATGGTGGTCGGCCTGGGAGAGGGGGAATTCTTCGTCGCCTCGGACATCCCCGCCATCCTGGCCCATACCCGGGAGATGGTCTTCATGGAGGACGGGGAGATGGTCGTGTTCCGTGCCGGCGCGGTCGCCTTCTCCACCATCGCCGGCGCTCCGCTGGACAAGAAGGCGCGGCATATCGACTGGTCGCCGCTCATGGCCGAAAAAGGCGGCTACCGGCATTTCATGCTCAAGGAGATCCACGAACAGCCCCGGGCCGTGCGCGACACCATCGCCGGCCGTCTCTTGGAGAATGAAGGGGATGTGTATCTGGAGGATTTGAGGTTCAGCGACGAGCAGCTGGCGGCCGTGAGGCGGATCGTCATCGTGGCCTGCGGCACCTCCTGGCACGCCGCCCTGGTGGGCAAATTCTATATCGAGGGGTATTGCCGCATCCCGGTGGAGATCGACATCGCCTCGGAATTCCGCTACCGCAACCCGGTCATCGACGGGACTACCCTGGTAATGGTCATCTCCCAGTCGGGGGAGACCGCCGACACCCTGGCGGCCCTGCGCGAAGCCAAATCCCGCGGCGCCATGAGCATGGCCATCTGCAACGTGCTGGATTCCTCCATCGCCCGGGAAGCCACCGGCGTGATCTACACCCACGCCGGCCCCGAGATCGGGGTGGCCTCCACCAAGGCTTTCGTCACCCAGCTCACGGCCCTGTACCTGTTCACCATCCGCCTGGGGCGGGCCGTCCGCGCCATCGACGCCCCCACCGGCCAGGGCATGATCGCCTCCCTCAAAAAGGTCCCGACCCTGCTGGAGGAGGCCCTCAAACTCAATGCCGATACCGAGCGCATCGCCCGCAAGTACATGAACGCCCGCGACTTCCTCTACCTGGGGCGGGGGAAGAACTTCCCCATCGCCCTGGAGGGGGCGCTCAAGCTCAAGGAGATCTCCTACATCCACGCCGAAGGCTATCCGGCCGGCGAGATGAAGCACGGTCCCATCGCCCTGATCGACGAGGACATGCCGGTGGTCATGCTTGCCCCGGAGAACAGCGCCTTTGAAAAGACCCTGTCCAACATGGAGGAGGTCATCGCCCGCAACGGCCGGGTGATCGCCCTGTGCAGCGAAGGCGATCAAGAGGTCAAGGGGCGCGCCGAGGATACCATCCAGATCCCCCGCATCGACGAGGACCTGGACCCGTTCCTCCTCTCCGTGCCGTTGCAGCTTTTGGCGTATCACATCGCCGTGTTGAAGGGGACCGACGTGGACCAGCCCAGGAACCTGGCAAAATCGGTGACCGTGGAGTAG
- a CDS encoding response regulator, which produces MIDDRFKKEVTILIAEDDDGHAELIQDNLQEAGLRNPIVRFRNGQEALDFFYGASDGDAPRCEKGLAYMMLLDIRMPKVDGVEVLRQIKSDPELKNMPVIMLTTTDDPREVRTCYALGCSCYVTKPVDYQKFAEMLNRLGLFLLVVQVPDLDGVEGRIEQLT; this is translated from the coding sequence ATGATCGATGACAGGTTCAAGAAAGAGGTCACCATCCTGATTGCCGAGGACGATGACGGCCACGCCGAACTGATCCAGGACAATCTTCAGGAGGCGGGCCTCAGAAATCCGATCGTCCGGTTTCGCAACGGCCAGGAGGCTCTTGACTTCTTCTACGGCGCGTCCGACGGCGATGCGCCCCGGTGTGAAAAGGGACTGGCGTATATGATGCTCCTGGACATCCGCATGCCCAAGGTGGACGGCGTGGAGGTGCTCCGGCAGATCAAGTCCGACCCGGAGTTGAAGAATATGCCGGTGATCATGCTGACCACCACCGACGACCCCCGGGAGGTCCGTACCTGCTACGCCCTGGGATGCAGTTGCTACGTCACCAAGCCGGTGGATTACCAGAAGTTCGCCGAGATGCTGAACAGGCTGGGACTGTTCCTGCTGGTGGTGCAGGTGCCGGACCTGGACGGGGTAGAGGGCAGAATAGAACAACTAACTTAA
- a CDS encoding sensor histidine kinase: MGEQGRRLTYSGKSLLLLVALIAAGFAGNFFSLRLFTGFNFLFGSIAVLLVVRLFGIRWGLVAGLAASAWTVPLYGHPYAVIWLCGEPLFVGWLLHQGKKRNILLYDACYWPLVGVPLVWLFFQHVMHVSVLGTVAAMLTYWVVGITNALVASLLLTYIPRIAPLYGLDMSRTIPIHHLIFNILMAVVLIPSIVVMVIYGKGAENRYLKEMHAGIDDSLKVAGYETRLRLRELAAKADGAVPRNAEAAGALGRIFMDMRGRQPWRITLVDDAGRVIAGTDSAPGSASPYDPCRSGSLEPTGEAGVYRCMPTADRPVPLLQRMHDATFLRRVPLAGTTWSVAVESPFAPYQRALLHDHIKSLLIVLGLNMFVLVASLSLSHRLAAPLYRLSQVTTDLPKRLLRENIGAWPESMVSEIDQLIGNFKVMSIALSQRFQEITYTNETLEHHVAERTGELTRANEELQKEIAERKTTERQRDHLMVELQKKNKELEGIVYVASHDLRSPLVNVQGFSRKLAKSCAELDEFMAGLALDGAQQARIEPLLRETIPKSLGFITRSIEKMDSLLNGLLRLSRLGRTAICFETLDMRLVMSNIIASVTYQIESAGARVEVAPFLHPCIGDSVQVTQIFSNLLDNALKYRAANRPLVVHILSEEFAEGVRYCVADNGIGIPRDQQDKIWEIFHRLNPGDTPGEGLGLTMARRIVDRLGGAIWVESEPDAGSSFYVVLPCAPESDGHVATGA; this comes from the coding sequence ATGGGGGAACAGGGGCGGCGCCTCACATACAGCGGCAAGTCCTTGCTGTTGCTGGTCGCTCTGATCGCTGCCGGTTTTGCCGGAAACTTCTTCTCCCTGCGCCTGTTCACCGGTTTCAACTTCCTGTTCGGCAGCATAGCGGTACTCCTGGTGGTCCGGCTGTTCGGCATCCGCTGGGGCCTTGTGGCCGGACTGGCCGCTTCGGCATGGACCGTCCCGCTCTACGGGCACCCCTATGCCGTGATCTGGCTCTGCGGCGAACCGCTCTTTGTCGGCTGGCTGCTGCACCAGGGGAAAAAGCGCAACATCCTCCTCTATGACGCCTGCTACTGGCCGTTGGTGGGCGTACCCCTCGTGTGGCTGTTCTTCCAGCATGTCATGCATGTTTCGGTGCTGGGAACCGTGGCCGCCATGCTGACCTACTGGGTGGTGGGCATCACCAATGCGCTGGTCGCCAGTCTCCTGCTGACCTATATCCCCCGCATCGCTCCCCTTTACGGCCTGGACATGTCCCGCACCATCCCGATCCACCACCTCATCTTCAATATCCTGATGGCCGTGGTGCTGATACCGTCCATCGTGGTCATGGTGATCTACGGCAAGGGGGCCGAGAACCGCTACCTCAAGGAGATGCATGCGGGCATCGACGACAGCCTGAAGGTCGCCGGCTACGAGACGCGGCTCAGGCTCCGGGAATTGGCTGCGAAGGCCGACGGGGCCGTCCCGCGGAACGCCGAGGCCGCCGGCGCCCTCGGGCGGATCTTTATGGACATGCGGGGCAGGCAGCCATGGCGCATCACCCTGGTGGACGATGCCGGCCGCGTTATCGCCGGCACCGACAGCGCTCCGGGGAGCGCGTCACCGTACGATCCCTGCCGCAGCGGCTCGCTGGAACCGACCGGGGAGGCCGGCGTCTACCGCTGCATGCCCACGGCGGACAGGCCCGTGCCGCTCCTGCAGCGGATGCACGACGCGACCTTCCTGCGTCGCGTCCCCCTGGCGGGCACCACCTGGAGCGTGGCGGTCGAATCCCCGTTTGCGCCCTACCAGCGCGCGCTGCTCCATGATCATATCAAGTCGCTGTTGATCGTGCTCGGCCTGAACATGTTCGTTCTGGTCGCCTCCCTCTCCCTGTCCCATCGCCTGGCCGCTCCCCTCTACCGGCTGTCCCAGGTGACGACCGACCTGCCCAAACGCCTGCTGCGGGAAAACATCGGCGCGTGGCCGGAGAGCATGGTCAGCGAGATCGACCAGTTGATCGGCAACTTCAAGGTTATGTCCATCGCCCTCAGCCAGCGTTTCCAGGAGATCACCTACACCAACGAGACGCTGGAACATCACGTCGCGGAGCGCACCGGGGAATTGACCCGGGCCAACGAGGAGCTGCAGAAGGAGATTGCCGAGCGGAAGACGACCGAGCGCCAGCGCGACCACCTGATGGTGGAGTTGCAGAAAAAGAACAAGGAGTTGGAGGGGATCGTCTATGTAGCATCCCACGATCTGCGCTCGCCTCTGGTCAATGTGCAGGGATTCAGCCGCAAGCTGGCCAAGAGCTGCGCCGAACTGGACGAGTTCATGGCCGGGCTGGCCCTGGACGGGGCCCAACAGGCCCGCATCGAGCCGCTACTCAGGGAAACCATCCCCAAATCCCTCGGGTTCATCACCCGCAGCATCGAGAAGATGGACAGCCTGTTGAACGGCCTGCTGCGGCTCTCCCGCCTGGGGAGGACGGCGATTTGCTTTGAAACCCTTGACATGCGCCTTGTGATGTCAAATATTATTGCTTCCGTAACCTACCAGATCGAATCCGCGGGGGCTCGGGTCGAGGTCGCCCCGTTTCTGCACCCCTGTATCGGGGACAGCGTTCAGGTTACCCAGATATTCAGCAATCTGCTGGATAACGCCTTAAAATACCGCGCCGCGAATCGTCCGCTGGTGGTGCATATCCTCAGCGAGGAGTTTGCCGAGGGGGTGCGCTACTGCGTAGCGGATAACGGTATCGGCATCCCCCGCGACCAGCAGGACAAGATCTGGGAGATCTTCCATCGCCTCAATCCGGGGGACACCCCGGGGGAGGGCTTGGGCCTGACCATGGCGCGCCGCATCGTCGATCGCCTGGGGGGCGCCATCTGGGTGGAGTCCGAGCCGGACGCGGGCAGCAGCTTCTATGTCGTCCTGCCGTGCGCACCCGAATCTGATGGACATGTGGCCACAGGAGCATGA
- a CDS encoding GSU3473 family protein → MLIHVLYDDNKYDYVKGFQLDRLLEVKKVQKFKRSTGWVTVGVDPLRWRKSPNYHGVERRAA, encoded by the coding sequence ATGCTTATCCACGTTCTGTATGACGACAATAAGTATGATTACGTCAAAGGCTTCCAGCTCGACAGGTTGCTGGAGGTGAAGAAGGTTCAAAAGTTCAAGCGGAGTACGGGGTGGGTCACCGTCGGCGTAGACCCCCTTCGCTGGAGAAAAAGCCCGAATTACCACGGCGTTGAGCGGAGGGCGGCCTAG
- a CDS encoding nitroreductase family protein: MDTLEAIQTRRSVRRFSDRPVEAEKLQSVLEAARMAPSWANMQCWRFVVVRDPAMKRRLSEYSAADSFVTARGYKSNPSQRALAEAPVVIVACAECNRSGDTRGQQYYMADVGMAVASLMLAAHAVGLGSVFVGIFDEKQVGSLLGIPAYISIVGLIPLGYPSEAPECGASRKSLDEIVHYEAWGPQAME, translated from the coding sequence ATGGACACCCTTGAAGCGATACAGACCAGGCGAAGCGTCCGTAGGTTTTCCGACAGGCCGGTGGAGGCGGAGAAGCTGCAGAGCGTCTTGGAGGCAGCCCGGATGGCGCCTTCATGGGCCAACATGCAGTGTTGGCGATTTGTGGTGGTGCGGGACCCGGCCATGAAGCGAAGGCTCAGCGAATATTCGGCAGCGGATTCATTCGTCACGGCCAGAGGGTACAAATCCAACCCTTCCCAGCGGGCTCTTGCCGAGGCGCCGGTGGTGATCGTCGCCTGTGCCGAATGCAACCGGTCGGGGGACACACGGGGACAGCAGTATTATATGGCCGATGTGGGGATGGCTGTGGCGAGCCTGATGCTGGCGGCCCATGCCGTGGGGCTGGGGAGCGTCTTCGTCGGCATCTTTGACGAGAAGCAGGTGGGAAGTCTGCTCGGTATTCCGGCCTACATCAGTATCGTGGGGCTCATCCCCCTGGGGTATCCCTCGGAGGCACCCGAATGCGGGGCCTCGCGGAAATCCCTGGATGAAATCGTGCATTACGAAGCCTGGGGGCCTCAGGCCATGGAGTGA
- a CDS encoding DUF3443 family protein, with protein MKSSKMAAVLLLMLMVLAGCGGSGGGSGSPGTTIGGPPAAGNNVMSVTVNGSLCSGNPSYPNEPCVSVTICAPGTTNCQTIGDILLDTGSSGLRIFNQALAVPLAQVTAGPGLLAECVNFGDGSSMWGPVQMARVILGNEPAVQIPVQVVNQNFGTPSNLCTSPNSTPNTSPSEANYNGILGVGLFAQDSGLYFSCSGAASGSSCAATAVPNASQLINPVAALPGDNNGVIVQLPGVPANGAGSATGSLILGIGTQSNNVPSAVTTYGANQFAEFSTTFNGLRYASFLDTGSNGLFFPSTSATQLPACPSPNAAWFCPPATVSFSATNTGAGGSPSGIVSFLIGNAVSHFTTSNQVFGDLGGGAANSFDWGLPFFLGRSVFVGIDGASSSLGTGPYWAY; from the coding sequence ATGAAATCAAGTAAGATGGCCGCAGTTTTGCTGCTGATGCTTATGGTGCTTGCCGGCTGTGGCGGCTCCGGGGGTGGTTCCGGTTCGCCGGGCACCACGATCGGGGGGCCGCCCGCTGCCGGGAACAACGTGATGAGTGTCACCGTGAACGGTTCTCTCTGCTCGGGTAACCCCTCCTATCCCAACGAACCGTGCGTCAGCGTCACGATTTGTGCCCCCGGCACGACCAACTGCCAGACTATCGGCGACATCCTCCTCGATACCGGAAGCAGTGGGCTCCGTATCTTTAATCAGGCGCTCGCGGTCCCGCTTGCTCAAGTAACGGCAGGTCCCGGGCTGTTAGCGGAATGCGTCAACTTCGGCGATGGCTCATCCATGTGGGGGCCGGTTCAGATGGCCCGCGTGATTCTGGGAAATGAGCCCGCGGTTCAGATTCCCGTCCAGGTCGTCAACCAGAATTTCGGGACTCCGTCCAACCTCTGCACGAGCCCGAACTCTACCCCGAACACCAGCCCTTCCGAAGCCAACTACAATGGGATCCTCGGCGTGGGCCTTTTTGCGCAGGATTCCGGACTGTATTTTTCCTGCAGCGGGGCGGCGAGCGGATCCTCGTGTGCGGCGACTGCGGTGCCGAATGCCAGCCAACTCATAAACCCGGTTGCCGCCCTTCCCGGGGACAACAACGGTGTGATCGTGCAGCTCCCCGGCGTGCCCGCGAACGGGGCGGGTTCTGCCACCGGTTCACTCATACTCGGCATCGGCACCCAGTCCAACAATGTGCCTTCCGCGGTAACGACTTATGGTGCCAATCAATTCGCCGAATTCAGCACCACCTTCAACGGTCTCCGGTATGCCAGTTTCCTCGATACCGGTTCGAACGGGCTCTTCTTCCCGAGCACCTCGGCGACCCAGCTTCCCGCCTGTCCCTCTCCCAATGCCGCCTGGTTCTGCCCGCCGGCCACGGTCAGTTTCTCCGCGACCAATACGGGGGCCGGCGGTTCGCCGAGCGGGATTGTTTCGTTCCTGATCGGCAATGCCGTCAGTCACTTCACTACGTCAAACCAAGTGTTCGGCGATCTGGGCGGCGGCGCGGCCAATAGTTTTGATTGGGGGCTTCCCTTTTTCCTGGGGCGAAGTGTCTTTGTGGGGATCGATGGGGCGAGTTCGAGCCTGGGGACCGGCCCCTACTGGGCGTACTGA